In one window of Arachis ipaensis cultivar K30076 chromosome B06, Araip1.1, whole genome shotgun sequence DNA:
- the LOC107646541 gene encoding uncharacterized protein LOC107646541 → MSNVPVSGASGNNSASNSTTSTVTRVENSRPVFSDMSRAMPVNQPSQTVGSLANIRQQMDESHHDLVNMLTHQMVTILNPLLENTNTRIEQLNRQVNRIATVVNLEENDNQGLRFDNVNQNGGAIPNYDVHMPRHGQNADDIAPKGLEIPKSLTKFSREENESTVEHIARYTVEIGEAASNEYLKMRYFPSSLTKNAFTWFSNLRPNSIHSWVQLERNFHDQFFRGELKVSLTDLFSVKRVEGESIDTYLARFRNIRNKCFTPILETEVVKMDTNGLEFGVRKKLVNQHTLDLSQLAERVRQIEQIKKEKENFKKGSKKVAYVDCFSDSSNSDEKEIYIAELRGVLLMYANL, encoded by the exons ATGTCAAATGTACCTGTTTCTGGGGCGTCAG GAAATAACAGTGCATCTAATTCTACTACATCCACTGTCACTAGGGTAGAAAATTCTAGACCTGTATTTTCTGACATGTCAAGAGCAATGCCTGTTAATCAACCTAGTCAAACTGTGGGATCTTTAGCAAATATTAGGCAACAGATGGATGAAAGTCACCATGATCTAGTAAACATGTTAACTCATCAAATGGTGACAATTTTAAATCCTCTTTTAGAAAATACAAACACTAGAATTGAACAATTAAATAGGCAAGTTAATAGGATTGCTACTGtggtaaatttagaagaaaatgatAACCAAGGTTTAAGATTTGATAATGTCAATCAAAATGGTGGAGCAATTCCTAATTATGATGTCCATATGCCTAGACATGGTCAAAATGCTGATGATAT AGCTCCCAAAGGGTTGGAAATTCCAAAATCCCTTACAAAATTTTCTAGAGAAGAAAATGAGTCTACAGTAGAGCATATTGCTCGATATACTGTTGAAATTGGGGAAGCAGCTTCTAATGAATATCTCAAGATGAGatactttccttcttctttaacaaaaaatgcatttacATGGTTCTCCAACTTGAGACCAAATTCTATTCATTCTTGGGTACAGTTAGAAAGAAATTTTCATGATCAGTTTTTCCGAGGTGAATTGAAAGTTAGTCTTACGGATTTATTCTCTGTCAAACGTGTagaaggagaatccattgataCTTATTTGGCGCGATTTAGAAACATAAGAAATAAGTGTTTTACTCCGATTCTGGAAACTGAAGTTGTCAAAATGGATACTAATGGGTTAGAATTTGGAGTTAGGAAGAAACTTGTCaatcaacatactttagatcTTTCCCAGTTAGCTGAAAGAGTAAGACAGATAGaacaaattaagaaagaaaaagaaaattttaaaaagggtTCAAAAAAGGTTGCATATGTTGATTGTTTTTCTGATAGTAGTAATTCAGATGAGAAGGAGATTTATATTGCTGAATTACGTGGGGTCCTCCTTATGTATGCAAATCTTTGA